One segment of Amycolatopsis alba DSM 44262 DNA contains the following:
- a CDS encoding class I SAM-dependent methyltransferase, with amino-acid sequence MTDYLTVNRANWDERAPAHAASADYGYEKFVADPAHLSGVVTFDRPLLGGVSGARGVHLQCHIGTDTLSLSRLGARMTGLDFSAPALEIARGLAAGTGAEIDYHQSDVYSATDVLGEGKFDLVYTGIGAICWLPDIARWGQVVGKLLRPGGRLFIRDMHPMLGTLDETQPQITPRYPYFEQAEPLVFDEPGTYVDTDVAFENNRTHEWNHGLGEIVTSLLDAGLTLTRLVEHDSVPWNALPGFMSPVGATEEWRLSKDPQRLAASFTIEAVKRP; translated from the coding sequence GAACTGGGACGAACGCGCTCCGGCGCACGCGGCGTCGGCGGACTACGGCTACGAAAAGTTCGTCGCGGACCCCGCGCATCTCAGCGGCGTGGTCACCTTCGACCGGCCGCTGCTCGGCGGCGTCTCGGGTGCGCGCGGGGTGCATTTGCAGTGCCACATCGGCACGGACACGCTTTCCCTGTCCCGCCTCGGCGCGCGGATGACCGGGCTCGACTTTTCCGCCCCGGCGCTGGAGATCGCGCGAGGGCTGGCCGCCGGGACGGGCGCGGAGATCGACTACCACCAGTCCGATGTGTACAGTGCCACCGACGTGCTGGGCGAGGGGAAGTTCGACCTCGTCTACACCGGAATCGGCGCGATCTGCTGGCTGCCGGACATCGCCCGCTGGGGACAGGTCGTCGGGAAACTGCTGCGGCCGGGCGGACGGCTGTTCATCCGGGACATGCACCCGATGCTGGGCACCCTCGACGAGACCCAGCCGCAGATCACGCCGCGCTACCCGTACTTCGAGCAGGCCGAGCCGCTGGTGTTCGACGAGCCGGGGACCTATGTGGACACCGACGTCGCGTTCGAGAACAACCGGACGCACGAGTGGAACCACGGGCTGGGCGAGATCGTCACTTCCCTGCTCGACGCGGGGCTGACGCTGACGCGGCTGGTGGAGCACGACAGCGTGCCGTGGAACGCGCTGCCAGGGTTCATGTCCCCGGTCGGGGCCACCGAGGAATGGCGGCTGTCGAAGGATCCGCAGCGGCTGGCGGCGAGTTTCACGATCGAGGCCGTGAAGCGACCCTGA
- a CDS encoding asparaginase, with protein sequence MSSDPRRPLVAVAALGGTISMVPGDGEDRAVPRLSAKDLLGGLGENLAMDVRAETLAGISSASMDFATLIRTLDWAARAVDEGAEGVVVVQGTDTLEETAYFFELTWASEAPIVVTGAMRNPSLPSADGAGNLLAALTVAADPRSRGRGSLVVFNDDVHAGRWVRKTHSSHVEAFSSNPAGPLALVSEGLVHYFHPVADRPAALPLVNADFSGLVPIVESGVEDSGELLETLVKAGVKGVVLAANGAGHVSAGSADVIERVLPEVPVVVAGRTGAGPTFRGTYGFRGSESDLIAMGATMAGWLDPRKSRLLLHTLLATGASRERVEAEFRLRGDLA encoded by the coding sequence ATGTCGAGTGATCCCCGACGGCCCCTTGTCGCCGTCGCCGCCCTGGGCGGCACCATCTCCATGGTCCCCGGCGACGGCGAGGACCGCGCCGTCCCCCGGCTCAGCGCGAAAGACCTGCTCGGCGGCCTTGGCGAGAACCTCGCGATGGACGTCCGCGCGGAGACGCTCGCGGGGATCTCCAGCGCGTCGATGGACTTCGCGACGCTGATCAGGACCCTGGACTGGGCCGCCCGAGCCGTCGACGAAGGCGCTGAAGGTGTCGTCGTGGTCCAGGGCACGGACACGCTCGAAGAGACCGCGTACTTCTTCGAACTGACGTGGGCTTCCGAAGCCCCGATCGTGGTCACCGGCGCGATGCGCAACCCCAGTCTGCCCAGCGCGGACGGCGCGGGGAACCTGCTCGCGGCACTGACCGTCGCCGCGGATCCCCGCAGCCGGGGCCGCGGCTCGCTGGTCGTGTTCAACGACGACGTCCACGCCGGACGCTGGGTCCGCAAGACGCACTCGAGCCATGTCGAGGCGTTCTCCTCGAATCCCGCCGGGCCGCTCGCGCTGGTCAGCGAGGGCTTGGTGCACTATTTCCACCCGGTCGCCGACCGTCCGGCGGCGTTGCCGCTGGTGAACGCGGACTTCTCCGGGCTGGTGCCGATCGTCGAGAGCGGCGTCGAGGACTCCGGCGAACTCTTGGAGACGCTGGTCAAGGCCGGGGTCAAGGGGGTGGTGCTCGCCGCGAACGGCGCCGGGCACGTTTCGGCGGGATCCGCCGACGTGATCGAGCGTGTGCTGCCGGAGGTGCCGGTCGTGGTCGCCGGCCGGACCGGCGCGGGACCGACGTTCCGCGGCACCTACGGTTTCCGGGGCTCGGAGTCCGATCTGATCGCGATGGGCGCGACGATGGCAGGCTGGCTGGACCCGCGCAAATCCCGGCTCCTGCTGCACACCCTGCTCGCCACCGGCGCCTCGCGGGAGCGCGTCGAGGCCGAGTTCCGGCTTCGCGGCGACCTCGCCTGA
- a CDS encoding cysteine dioxygenase — protein MFAVPDNTLVIPENPALRHPVRVALEFAADRESWRHLLRYDPDERFSALVEQDDLQQIWLMSWLPGQHTDLHDHEFAAGAFTVVSGKLSETVARRASDGRAVTELHSLSEGQSRVFGPGYIHEVRNDGPDPAVSVHVYRHQPRAMRPYHLDPITGPIRD, from the coding sequence ATGTTCGCCGTCCCGGACAACACGCTCGTCATTCCCGAAAACCCCGCCCTGCGCCACCCGGTGCGCGTCGCGCTCGAGTTCGCGGCGGACCGCGAGAGCTGGCGGCACCTGCTGCGCTATGACCCCGACGAGCGTTTCTCCGCCCTCGTCGAGCAGGACGACCTTCAGCAGATCTGGCTGATGAGCTGGCTGCCCGGCCAGCACACCGACCTGCACGACCACGAATTCGCCGCGGGCGCGTTCACCGTGGTCAGCGGGAAGCTGAGCGAGACCGTCGCCCGGCGCGCGTCCGACGGCCGGGCGGTGACGGAGCTGCATTCGCTGTCGGAAGGCCAGTCGCGCGTCTTCGGCCCCGGCTACATCCACGAAGTGCGCAACGACGGGCCGGACCCCGCCGTCAGCGTCCACGTGTACCGGCACCAGCCCCGCGCCATGCGGCCGTACCACCTGGACCCGATCACCGGCCCGATCCGGGACTGA
- a CDS encoding NAD(P)H-dependent glycerol-3-phosphate dehydrogenase: MAEVQRVTVLGAGSWGTAFAKVLGDAGRDVTIWARRPEVAAEIRDRHRNSSYLPDIELPERITATADPARALDGAQAVVLAVPSQTLRTNLSEWSGLLPSDAILVSLAKGVELGTLKRMSEVIAEIARVDDGQIVVVSGPNLAKEIALGQPAAAVLACTDHDNAKAIQQASFNQYFRPYTNTDVVGCELGGACKNVIALSCGMAAGLGLGANTVATLITRGLAEMARLGAKLGADPLTFAGLAGVGDLVATCSSPLSRNRTFGERLGRGETLEQALAATGGQVAEGVKSCTSIRELALNLGVDMPITDAMHRVCHEGVDPRHAGAELLGRSQKHEWS, from the coding sequence ATGGCCGAGGTCCAGCGGGTGACCGTGCTCGGCGCCGGATCGTGGGGGACGGCGTTCGCCAAGGTGCTCGGCGACGCCGGACGCGACGTGACCATCTGGGCCCGGCGGCCCGAGGTCGCGGCCGAAATCCGGGATCGGCATCGCAATTCGTCCTATTTGCCAGATATCGAGCTGCCGGAGCGGATCACCGCGACGGCGGATCCGGCCAGGGCCCTCGACGGCGCGCAGGCCGTGGTGCTCGCGGTGCCGAGCCAGACGTTGCGGACCAATCTCTCGGAGTGGTCCGGTCTGCTGCCGTCCGACGCGATCCTGGTGAGCCTCGCGAAGGGCGTCGAACTCGGCACGCTCAAGCGGATGAGCGAGGTCATCGCCGAGATCGCGCGCGTGGACGACGGGCAGATCGTGGTCGTGTCCGGGCCGAACCTGGCGAAGGAGATCGCGCTGGGGCAGCCGGCGGCGGCGGTGCTCGCCTGCACCGACCACGACAACGCCAAGGCGATCCAGCAGGCGAGCTTCAACCAGTACTTCCGGCCCTACACCAACACCGACGTCGTCGGCTGCGAGCTGGGCGGGGCGTGCAAGAACGTCATCGCGCTCAGCTGCGGCATGGCGGCGGGGCTGGGCCTGGGCGCCAACACGGTGGCCACGCTGATCACCCGCGGCCTGGCCGAGATGGCCAGGCTCGGCGCGAAACTCGGGGCCGACCCGCTGACCTTCGCCGGGCTGGCAGGCGTCGGCGACCTGGTGGCGACGTGCTCTTCGCCGTTGTCGCGCAACCGGACCTTCGGCGAGCGGCTCGGCCGCGGCGAGACGCTGGAGCAGGCGCTGGCGGCCACCGGCGGTCAGGTCGCCGAGGGCGTCAAGTCGTGCACGTCGATCCGGGAACTAGCGCTGAACCTCGGCGTCGACATGCCGATCACCGACGCGATGCACCGCGTCTGTCACGAAGGGGTCGACCCGCGGCACGCGGGAGCCGAGCTGCTCGGACGGTCGCAGAAGCACGAGTGGTCCTGA
- a CDS encoding lysophospholipid acyltransferase family protein, protein MAWDDTCDFEEDELARREKGGIWVGIAAALFYPATAIGKRVYRDAGRIPREGGALLLLNHVSHMDPVVDAVFVHRQKRVPRFLGKESLTRTPLFGKIFVGAGQIPVSRGSKAAGDSLKAAHQALRDGKIVVIYPEGTITKDPDGWPKKPFTGAARLALETDVPVIPIARWGTNHIFNGYTKKFTPFPRKKITHLVGEPMDLSAYKDGSTRSASKLREVTELMMTDITGLLAEIRQEEPPAKKPEDDA, encoded by the coding sequence GTGGCCTGGGACGACACGTGTGACTTCGAGGAGGACGAATTGGCCCGGCGTGAGAAGGGCGGCATCTGGGTTGGCATCGCCGCCGCACTGTTCTACCCGGCGACGGCCATCGGCAAGCGGGTCTACCGCGACGCCGGGCGGATCCCCCGCGAAGGCGGCGCGCTGCTGTTGCTCAACCACGTGTCCCACATGGACCCGGTGGTGGACGCGGTGTTCGTGCACCGCCAGAAGCGGGTGCCGCGGTTCCTCGGCAAGGAGAGCCTGACCAGGACGCCGCTGTTCGGCAAGATCTTCGTCGGGGCGGGGCAGATCCCGGTTTCGCGGGGTTCGAAAGCCGCCGGTGACAGCCTCAAAGCCGCTCACCAGGCCTTGCGTGACGGCAAGATCGTGGTGATCTATCCCGAGGGGACGATCACCAAGGACCCGGACGGCTGGCCGAAGAAGCCGTTCACCGGCGCCGCGCGGCTCGCGCTGGAGACCGACGTGCCGGTGATCCCGATCGCCCGCTGGGGCACGAACCACATCTTCAACGGCTACACGAAGAAGTTCACGCCGTTCCCGCGCAAGAAGATCACGCATCTGGTCGGCGAGCCGATGGACCTGTCGGCCTACAAGGACGGGTCCACGCGCAGCGCGTCCAAGCTGCGCGAGGTCACCGAGCTGATGATGACCGACATCACCGGCCTGCTCGCGGAGATCCGCCAGGAGGAACCGCCCGCGAAGAAGCCGGAGGACGACGCCTGA
- the cofC gene encoding 2-phospho-L-lactate guanylyltransferase: MGIDLIVPMKRPAEGKSRLRGAVVPERHAELVLALAYDTLSAATSADGIRRVLVVAADPASVADLTELGVEIVTEPPGGGLNSALRYGAALLRRDTPSGLVGALQADLPALRTEDLTAALAEAAGRRAFVADRQGTGTTLLLAGAGPLEPRFGEGSARAHTASGATPLTIAAESLRADVDTADDLAHVRTLGVGKRSSTLLGTPCVVM, from the coding sequence GTGGGCATCGACCTGATCGTGCCGATGAAACGCCCGGCGGAGGGCAAGTCGCGGCTTCGCGGCGCCGTCGTGCCCGAGCGGCACGCCGAACTGGTGCTGGCGCTGGCCTACGACACGCTGTCCGCGGCGACCTCGGCGGACGGGATCCGGCGGGTGCTCGTGGTCGCCGCCGACCCGGCGTCCGTGGCGGATCTCACCGAGCTTGGCGTCGAGATCGTCACCGAGCCGCCGGGGGGCGGGCTGAACTCGGCACTGCGGTACGGCGCGGCACTGCTGCGCCGGGACACGCCGTCCGGTCTCGTCGGTGCCCTGCAGGCCGACCTGCCCGCGCTGCGGACCGAAGACCTCACCGCCGCCCTCGCCGAGGCCGCCGGTCGCCGGGCTTTCGTCGCGGACCGGCAGGGAACGGGCACGACCCTGTTGCTCGCGGGGGCCGGACCGCTCGAACCCCGGTTCGGCGAGGGGTCCGCGCGGGCGCACACCGCGTCCGGTGCGACGCCGCTCACGATCGCCGCGGAATCACTCCGCGCGGACGTCGACACCGCGGATGATCTCGCTCACGTCCGCACCCTGGGTGTCGGAAAGCGCAGTTCAACCCTGTTGGGAACACCCTGCGTGGTGATGTGA
- a CDS encoding RNA degradosome polyphosphate kinase — translation MKRVSTNDGGTPNSARKRKTSAAKPEPDNGTTKPARARKSTPAAKTNSSPRAAVRATRGGSASRPAQEFRALPAAPPAVTSAPTAVETLPDDRYFNRELSWQDFNARVLALAEDESQPLLERAKFLAIFASNLDEFYMVRVAGLKRRDETGLPVRSADGLTPREQLAYIAKRNQDLVERHTNAFELHLRPQLADEDIHIVGWNDLTGADQLRLSNYFSEQIFPVLTPLAVDPAHPFPYISGLSLNLAITVRDPEAGTERFARVKVPSNVPRLMRIEQQPRESRTATFLPLEELIAAHLGELFTGMEVTEHHAFRVTRNADFEVEEDRDEDLLQALERELAQRRFGPPVRLEVAQDMSEHMLELLLRELEVDPRDVVEVPGLLDLTCLHQLSGVDRKELKDRPFVPATHPAFGERETPKSVFATLREGDVLVHHPYDSFSTSVQRFIEQAAADEKVLAIKQTLYRTSGDSPIVDALIDAAEAGKQVVALVEIKARFDEQANITWARTLERAGVHVVYGLVGLKTHCKVSMVVRQEGSTIRRYCHIGTGNYNPKTARLYEDLGILTADPTIGADLTDLFNVLTGYSRQDTYRNILTSPHGIRRGIVRAIGEEIELARAGQAAGIRIKCNSLVDEQVIDALYHASQAGVPVDIVVRGICALKPGVEGLSENIHVRSILGRFLEHSRIFTFRAGGTRWIGSADMMHRNLDRRIEALVRVKDPKLTAQLDYIFESALHPSTRCWVLNSTGEWTPFPASGDDVRDHQVELAKRHGAAG, via the coding sequence ATGAAGCGCGTGAGCACAAATGACGGCGGCACCCCGAACTCGGCAAGGAAGCGGAAGACCTCCGCCGCGAAACCCGAACCGGACAACGGCACGACCAAACCGGCACGGGCGAGGAAGAGCACACCCGCGGCGAAGACGAACAGCAGCCCGCGCGCGGCGGTCCGCGCCACCCGCGGCGGTTCGGCGAGCCGTCCCGCACAGGAGTTCCGCGCGCTTCCCGCCGCGCCTCCCGCGGTGACGTCGGCGCCCACCGCGGTCGAGACGCTGCCCGACGACCGGTATTTCAACCGCGAGCTGTCTTGGCAGGATTTCAACGCCCGCGTGCTCGCGCTGGCCGAGGACGAGTCGCAGCCGCTGCTCGAACGCGCCAAGTTCCTGGCGATCTTCGCGTCCAATTTGGACGAGTTCTACATGGTGCGGGTCGCCGGGCTGAAGCGCCGCGACGAGACCGGTCTCCCGGTCCGCAGCGCGGACGGGCTCACCCCGCGCGAGCAGCTGGCCTACATCGCCAAACGCAACCAGGACCTGGTCGAGCGGCACACGAACGCCTTCGAACTGCACCTGCGGCCGCAGCTCGCCGACGAGGACATCCACATCGTCGGCTGGAACGACCTGACCGGCGCCGACCAGCTCCGGCTCTCCAACTACTTCAGCGAGCAGATCTTCCCGGTGCTCACACCGCTGGCCGTGGATCCCGCGCACCCGTTCCCCTACATCTCGGGCCTTTCGCTCAACCTGGCCATCACCGTCAGGGACCCCGAGGCGGGCACCGAACGGTTCGCGCGCGTCAAGGTGCCGAGCAACGTGCCGCGCCTGATGCGGATCGAGCAGCAGCCGCGCGAGAGCCGCACCGCGACCTTCCTTCCGCTGGAGGAACTGATCGCCGCGCACCTCGGAGAGCTGTTCACCGGGATGGAGGTCACCGAGCACCACGCCTTCCGGGTCACCCGCAACGCGGACTTCGAGGTCGAAGAGGACCGGGACGAGGACCTTCTCCAGGCGCTGGAACGCGAACTGGCCCAGCGCCGGTTCGGCCCGCCGGTGCGGCTCGAAGTGGCGCAGGACATGAGCGAGCACATGCTCGAACTGCTGCTGCGCGAACTGGAGGTCGATCCGCGCGACGTCGTCGAGGTCCCCGGTCTGCTGGACCTGACCTGTCTGCACCAGTTGTCCGGTGTCGACCGGAAGGAACTCAAGGACCGCCCCTTCGTTCCGGCCACGCATCCGGCCTTCGGTGAGCGCGAGACGCCGAAGTCGGTGTTCGCGACGCTGCGCGAGGGCGACGTCCTCGTGCACCACCCGTACGACTCGTTCTCCACCAGCGTCCAGCGGTTCATCGAACAGGCGGCCGCGGACGAGAAGGTGCTGGCGATCAAGCAGACGCTGTACCGCACCTCCGGCGACTCCCCGATCGTCGACGCGCTGATCGACGCGGCCGAGGCGGGCAAGCAGGTCGTCGCGCTGGTCGAGATCAAGGCGCGGTTCGACGAGCAGGCCAACATCACCTGGGCCCGCACGCTGGAACGCGCGGGCGTGCACGTGGTGTACGGGCTCGTCGGGCTGAAGACGCACTGCAAGGTTTCGATGGTGGTGCGCCAGGAGGGTTCGACCATCCGCCGGTACTGCCACATCGGCACCGGCAACTACAACCCGAAGACCGCGCGCCTGTACGAGGATCTCGGCATCCTGACCGCCGACCCGACGATCGGCGCGGACCTGACGGACTTGTTCAACGTGCTCACCGGGTACTCCCGTCAGGACACCTATCGCAACATCCTCACGTCGCCGCACGGGATCCGCCGCGGCATCGTGCGCGCGATCGGCGAGGAGATCGAACTCGCCCGCGCGGGCCAGGCCGCCGGGATCCGGATCAAATGCAACTCGCTCGTCGACGAGCAGGTGATCGACGCGCTGTACCACGCGTCACAGGCCGGGGTGCCGGTCGACATCGTGGTGCGCGGGATCTGCGCGCTGAAGCCGGGTGTGGAGGGACTGAGCGAAAACATTCACGTGCGCTCGATCCTCGGCCGGTTCCTGGAGCACTCGCGCATCTTCACCTTCCGCGCGGGCGGCACGCGATGGATCGGCAGCGCGGACATGATGCACCGCAACCTGGACCGCCGGATCGAGGCGCTGGTGCGGGTCAAGGATCCGAAACTGACGGCGCAGCTGGACTACATCTTCGAATCCGCGCTGCATCCTTCCACCCGGTGCTGGGTGCTGAACTCGACCGGCGAGTGGACCCCGTTCCCGGCGTCCGGGGACGACGTCCGCGATCACCAGGTCGAACTGGCGAAGCGGCACGGGGCAGCCGGATGA
- a CDS encoding NUDIX hydrolase, which yields MSGIIRAAGAVLWRRAGDRIEVALVHRPRYDDWSLPKGKLDAGETIARAAVREIGEETGFEAVLGRYLYRTEYTVTGAPKTVDYFSAHAVSGAFAPNEEVDELRWLDAETAEKLLTRPEDVRVLREFSALPPDLVTVILVRHAKAGKRDEWNGDDDLRPLSDAGQRQAEALRSLLRHYAPGRVLSAPRLRCVQTVNGLAEDLGVEIRHESLLSEEGYWPDPVLGLARLLAIAGDGGTPVISSQGGVIPDVVSALADRDGVDLPAARGGVVPSKKGSFWVLSFRAATEEDGPVLVAADYFASPLPTPAPAHR from the coding sequence ATGAGCGGGATCATCCGGGCGGCGGGCGCCGTCCTCTGGCGTCGTGCCGGGGACCGGATCGAGGTCGCGCTGGTCCACCGGCCGCGTTACGACGATTGGTCGCTGCCGAAGGGAAAGCTGGACGCCGGCGAGACCATCGCGCGGGCCGCGGTCCGCGAGATCGGTGAGGAGACCGGCTTCGAAGCGGTACTCGGCCGGTATCTGTACCGGACCGAATACACCGTGACCGGAGCGCCGAAGACCGTCGACTACTTCTCCGCGCACGCGGTTTCCGGCGCTTTCGCGCCGAACGAGGAAGTCGACGAACTGCGCTGGCTCGACGCGGAGACGGCGGAGAAACTGCTGACGCGGCCGGAGGACGTCCGGGTACTGCGCGAGTTCTCCGCGCTGCCGCCGGACCTCGTCACGGTGATCCTCGTGCGGCACGCCAAGGCAGGCAAACGTGACGAGTGGAACGGTGACGACGATCTGCGGCCGCTGTCGGACGCCGGTCAGCGTCAGGCCGAAGCGCTGCGTTCGCTGCTGCGGCACTACGCGCCCGGCAGGGTGCTGTCGGCGCCGCGGCTTCGTTGTGTCCAGACGGTGAACGGGCTCGCCGAGGATCTCGGGGTCGAGATCCGGCACGAATCGCTGCTGTCGGAAGAGGGCTACTGGCCGGACCCGGTGCTCGGTCTCGCGCGGCTGCTGGCCATCGCCGGTGACGGCGGGACACCGGTGATCTCCAGTCAGGGCGGCGTGATCCCGGACGTCGTCAGCGCGCTGGCCGACCGCGACGGCGTCGACCTGCCCGCCGCGCGCGGTGGCGTGGTGCCGTCGAAGAAGGGCTCGTTCTGGGTGCTGTCCTTCCGGGCGGCGACCGAAGAGGACGGGCCGGTGCTGGTGGCCGCGGATTACTTCGCGTCGCCTTTGCCCACTCCGGCTCCCGCACATCGCTGA
- a CDS encoding HU family DNA-binding protein: MANKAQLIEALSERLGDKKVASEAVDGLVDIIIRTVNKGEKVNITGFGVFEKRARAARTARNPRTGETVRVKKTNVPAFRAGTTFKDVISGSKKLPKATAVKRATAGTTTTRAAATRATTTRTAASRPAATRTTTTRTRAAAATKAAAKPAAKATATKAPAKATAAKAAPKTAAKATTARATAAKKATATKAAAKPAAKATAAKAPAKKAPAKRTSAAAKKK; this comes from the coding sequence ATGGCCAACAAGGCCCAGCTGATCGAGGCGCTGTCGGAGCGCCTGGGCGACAAGAAGGTCGCGTCGGAGGCCGTCGATGGCCTTGTCGACATCATCATCCGTACGGTCAACAAGGGCGAGAAGGTGAACATCACCGGCTTCGGTGTGTTCGAGAAGCGCGCCCGCGCCGCCCGTACCGCGCGGAACCCGCGCACCGGTGAGACCGTTCGCGTCAAGAAGACCAACGTGCCCGCCTTCCGCGCCGGCACGACCTTCAAGGACGTCATCAGCGGCTCGAAGAAGCTGCCGAAGGCCACCGCTGTGAAGCGCGCGACCGCCGGCACCACCACGACTCGGGCCGCCGCCACCCGCGCGACGACGACCCGGACGGCCGCCAGCCGCCCGGCCGCGACGCGTACCACCACCACGCGGACCCGCGCCGCCGCTGCCACCAAGGCCGCCGCGAAGCCGGCCGCCAAGGCGACCGCGACCAAGGCCCCGGCCAAGGCGACCGCCGCCAAGGCAGCGCCGAAGACCGCCGCCAAGGCCACCACGGCTCGCGCCACCGCGGCCAAGAAGGCGACCGCCACCAAGGCCGCCGCGAAGCCGGCCGCCAAGGCGACCGCTGCCAAGGCCCCCGCCAAGAAGGCTCCGGCCAAGCGGACTTCGGCGGCCGCGAAGAAGAAGTAA
- the leuD gene encoding 3-isopropylmalate dehydratase small subunit — MDAFTHHTGVGVPLRRSNVDTDQIIPAVYLKRVSRTGFEDGLFAAWRSDESFILNQEPFTGGSVLVAGPDFGTGSSREHAVWALMDYGFRAVISSRFADIFRGNSGKQGLVAAQVEQADVELLWKLLENEPGTEVTVDLESKTVRAKDFTAPFQIDDYTRWRLLEGLDDIALTLRHAEEIDTFEIQRPSWKPVTLPAATS, encoded by the coding sequence ATGGACGCGTTCACCCACCACACCGGCGTCGGGGTCCCGCTGCGCAGGTCCAACGTGGACACTGACCAGATCATCCCGGCGGTCTACCTCAAGCGCGTGAGCCGCACCGGCTTCGAGGACGGGCTCTTCGCCGCCTGGCGTTCCGACGAGTCGTTCATCCTCAACCAAGAGCCCTTCACCGGCGGTTCGGTCCTGGTCGCGGGCCCGGACTTCGGCACCGGTTCCTCCCGCGAGCACGCGGTATGGGCCCTGATGGACTACGGCTTCCGCGCCGTGATCTCCTCCCGGTTCGCGGATATCTTCCGCGGTAACTCGGGCAAGCAGGGTCTGGTCGCCGCTCAGGTCGAGCAGGCGGACGTCGAACTGCTGTGGAAGCTGCTCGAAAACGAGCCCGGCACGGAGGTCACGGTGGACCTCGAGTCGAAGACGGTACGAGCCAAGGACTTCACCGCGCCCTTCCAGATCGACGACTACACCCGCTGGCGGCTCCTCGAAGGGCTCGACGACATCGCCCTGACACTCCGCCACGCGGAGGAGATCGACACTTTCGAGATCCAGCGCCCCTCCTGGAAGCCGGTGACCCTCCCGGCGGCCACCTCCTAG
- the leuC gene encoding 3-isopropylmalate dehydratase large subunit produces MPRTLAEKVWESHLVRRGEGAEPDLLYIDLHLLHEVTSPQAFDGLRLAGRKLRRPDLTIATEDHNVPTIDIELPIADPVSRTQVDTLRTNCKEFGVRLHPMGDAEQGIVHVIGPQLGLTQPGMTVVCGDSHTSTHGAFGAMAFGIGTSEVEHVMATQTLPLRPFKTMAITVDGALRPGVTAKDIILAVIAKIGTGGGQGYVLEYRGEAIENLSMEARMTVCNMSIEAGARAGLIAPDETTFAYLKGRPHAPKGADWDAAVENWRELRTDDDAVFDAEVRLNADELTPFVTWGTNPGQGLPLGAEVPDPERIGDENERIAAEKALSYMDLKPGTPLREIAVDTVFLGSCTNGRIEDLRAAADVLRGHKVAESVRMLVVPGSMRVRQAAEAEGLDRVFTEAGAEWRQAGCSMCLGMNPDQLKPGERSASTSNRNFEGRQGKGGRTHLVSPLVAAATAVRGTLSSPEDLQPATVR; encoded by the coding sequence ATGCCCCGGACACTGGCCGAGAAAGTGTGGGAGTCGCACCTGGTGCGGCGCGGCGAGGGGGCCGAGCCCGACCTGCTCTACATCGACCTTCATCTGCTGCACGAGGTCACCAGCCCGCAGGCCTTCGACGGACTCCGCCTGGCCGGCCGGAAACTGCGCCGCCCCGACCTCACCATCGCGACCGAGGACCACAACGTCCCGACGATCGACATCGAGCTGCCGATCGCGGATCCCGTTTCCCGCACCCAGGTCGACACCCTTCGCACCAACTGCAAGGAGTTCGGCGTCCGGCTCCACCCGATGGGCGACGCCGAACAGGGAATCGTGCACGTCATCGGCCCGCAGCTGGGCCTGACCCAGCCGGGGATGACCGTGGTGTGCGGCGACAGTCACACCTCGACGCATGGCGCCTTCGGCGCGATGGCCTTCGGGATCGGCACCTCCGAGGTCGAACACGTGATGGCGACCCAGACCCTGCCGCTCCGTCCATTCAAGACGATGGCCATCACGGTCGACGGTGCCCTGCGGCCCGGTGTCACGGCCAAGGACATCATCCTCGCGGTGATCGCGAAGATCGGCACCGGCGGCGGGCAGGGCTACGTCCTCGAATACCGCGGCGAAGCCATCGAAAACCTGTCGATGGAAGCCCGGATGACGGTGTGCAACATGTCCATCGAAGCCGGTGCGCGCGCCGGGCTCATCGCGCCGGACGAGACGACGTTCGCGTATCTGAAGGGCCGTCCGCACGCGCCGAAGGGCGCCGACTGGGACGCCGCCGTCGAGAACTGGCGCGAACTCCGCACGGACGACGACGCCGTCTTCGACGCCGAGGTGCGCCTGAACGCCGACGAGCTCACGCCTTTCGTGACCTGGGGCACCAACCCCGGCCAGGGTCTCCCGCTGGGCGCCGAGGTGCCCGACCCCGAGCGCATCGGCGACGAGAACGAGCGCATCGCCGCTGAAAAGGCCCTGTCCTATATGGACCTGAAGCCGGGCACCCCGCTGCGGGAGATCGCGGTGGACACCGTCTTCCTCGGCTCGTGCACGAATGGCCGTATCGAGGACCTGAGGGCCGCCGCGGACGTCCTGCGCGGGCACAAGGTCGCCGAGTCGGTCCGGATGCTCGTCGTCCCCGGTTCGATGCGGGTCCGCCAGGCGGCCGAAGCCGAAGGGCTGGACCGGGTCTTCACCGAAGCGGGCGCGGAATGGCGTCAGGCGGGCTGCTCGATGTGTCTCGGCATGAACCCGGACCAGCTCAAGCCGGGCGAGCGCAGCGCGTCGACCTCGAACCGCAACTTCGAAGGCAGGCAGGGCAAGGGCGGCCGGACGCACCTGGTCTCGCCGCTCGTGGCGGCCGCCACGGCCGTGCGGGGAACCCTGTCCAGCCCCGAAGACCTGCAGCCCGCCACCGTCCGCTGA